A single genomic interval of Zingiber officinale cultivar Zhangliang chromosome 4A, Zo_v1.1, whole genome shotgun sequence harbors:
- the LOC121972817 gene encoding mannose-specific lectin-like, producing the protein MAALVTLSAAAVLLGLLLPSAMANNNVLYRGDKLLPGESLTEGTYEFIMQDHCKLGLYDNGNDNRRELWSFQFVNGRGCYARLDTDYYFRIYDENGENFTFNTSPGRILVLQRDGHVVIYSEPVLTIPEDEPTNRKIAMVTKN; encoded by the coding sequence ATGGCTGCCCTTGTCACGCTCTCTGCTGCTGCTGTCCTCCTCGGACTCCTCCTGCCTTCCGCCATGGCCAACAACAACGTTCTCTATCGCGGCGACAAGCTGTTACCCGGCGAATCCCTCACCGAAGGGACCTATGAATTCATCATGCAGGACCACTGCAAGCTCGGCCTCTACGACAACGGCAACGACAACCGCAGGGAATTGTGGTCCTTCCAATTCGTCAACGGCCGAGGCTGCTACGCCAGGCTCGATACCGACTACTACTTCCGCATCTACGATGAGAATGGCGAAAATTTCACTTTCAACACCAGCCCCGGCCGCATCCTCGTCCTGCAGCGCGACGGCCACGTCGTCATCTACAGTGAGCCTGTATTGACTATCCCTGAGGATGAACCCACGAACAGGAAGATCGCCATGGTGACTAAAAATTAG